The genomic segment GACTATAGATATGTGGTAGAACCAGATTTACCACCAATTATAATCTATGATGAACAAATTGAAACAATAACTAAATCGTTACCTGAAATGCCAGATGAAAAGAAAGAAAGATTTTTAACTGCATATGAACTTACAGAAAAAGAAGTTGATATTTTAATAGGTGATAAAGGACTTGCTACTTTCTTTGAAAATGTTGTATCTTTAGGTGCTACACCTAAAATAGCTTCAAACTGGATATTGGGTGATATTTTAAGAATATTAAATGATAAAAAAATAGAATCTGAAGACATGACTTTAGAAGCTGAAAACTTTGCGAAACTTCTTAAGGTAGTCGAAGAAGGTAAAATAAGCAATAATGTAGGAAGAGAAGTTCTTGATGAAATCTTTGATGAAAACAAAGATCCAATGAAGATGATTGAAGAAAAAGGACTTATGCAAATCAGTTCATCTGATGAACTTGAAAAAATAGTTGATGAAGTAATTGCGAATAATCCTCAATCAGTAGAAGACTTTAAAGCAGGAAAGACACAAAGTGCTGGATTCTTAATGGGTCAAGTAATGAAATTGTCAAAAGGAAAAGCAAATCCTAAGGTAGCTAAGGAATTAGTAGATAAGAAACTTAGCGAAATTTAAGAAATGGATTGAAAAGGAGAGCATGCATTTTATATGCAGAAGCTCTCCTTTTTATTTTAGCTGATTTATGAATTAAATAATTGTTAATTTTGCTTTGTTTTAGTGGAATAAATATTTACAAAAAATAATATTATATATTAACTTATATGTTAAATGCTTAAGCTCCATTATATTTTAATAAAGGGAGGAAATTATGGGGAATATCATAAACAAATTTGAAAATGAAACTAAGACAAGGGTAAACGTGATAGATCTTGATAATTTAGGAAAATCTCAATTACAAAAAGTGATTATTAAAGATGGAATTTTCGAAGAAACAGATTTTTTAAAAAATGATAACTATATTAGTTTTCCGACAGAAATGCTTTGTTCATCTACAAAAAGCAATTTTATTAATGTTCATTTATGCTTAAAAAATGAGCTTAGCCTAGTTGAAAAACTGAAAGATGAGATTATAAAATCACTATATGAGGCTTATCTGATTCTTAATAATAATAATGGTATAGAAAACGATAATTTTAGTGAAGAACGTTTTAAGGAAGTCTTTTACGATTCTTTAAACAGTCAAATTAATAATATTTCCTTAATCAAATTTTATGAAGTGAATAGTATACAAAATGTATTTAAAGATATCAATTTTAATGAATTACTTACTGAATTAATGAGAATAAATTCTTCTGATGACTTTGATAATTTTGAAGAGAAAGATGAGCATATATGGAAGAGTTATTTTGGAGATTTCAAAGATGAGTTTCATAAACATTATAGCAAATGGTTGAAAATGATTTCAAAATACTATGAGCATAATGAAGAGGGGCATGAATATGCAAATGAAGCTCAAGATTATATTAATAAGTTTTTAAATAGAAATTTCCGAAATTTGTGTAATGTCATTTACGGAACAAATACTTCTTGTGATCTTATGGTTGAAAGGTTATATATTAAGGTGCCTGCTAGCAAAGCTAAATACCTAGGAATAGTATTTATTGATTGCCCTAAAGGTGAAAATATAGCAAAGACAATAGAAAATCGTATTAGTGAGGATTATAAAGAGTTATTTCTGATTGTATCTAAATGTAGCAATAATCTAGAACAGCTTTTGGCATTAAAAGAAAACATAAATACTGTCACTTTAAGTAAAAGGGTATTTTATGTCTTAAATGAGTTTAAATCATATAGAAACTATTTATTTGAAAACGACCTATTAGGCTCTAATTCTAAAGAAGATTTAATCGATGCATTAAAATATTCCGCAGCTAAAAAATTAGGAGTCGCAGGAGATAAAGTTATTGTAACAGAAGAATTTAACGATATTAATAAAAGAACATTAGATAAACTAAACACACGGAATGACTTTTTGCAGTTATTAAGAATGATTAGAAAAGAAAGCGAACGATTAGGTAAAACTATAAAGATTAAAGCATCAAATAAGGAAGGATTAATTAGTATTTCATTAAACCAGGAAAGAATGATTGTACAAGCTCTTATGGGAATGCTTTATGAAAGATATAATGGATATCTAGTTGAGCAGTGGAAGAGAATCATTGCTGATGAAAATGAAAAAAGCGATAGGAAGCGTAAAAATTATACTTACAGTGAGATTCATACAATAATAAGAAATCGCAAAGATAATTATAAAGAATATAAAGTTACTAAATGTTTAACTACAAGGAAAGATAATAAACCAATTGACTTTAGTATGAGAAGTGGCGATTATAATGATAGTAAACGAATATTAAAAATGATGGTTGATTATGGCTATCAAACAGTAGGATTTAACCCTAATGAAAATAAAATTTTAGTAAATGTTAATGGAGAAATATCTAATGAAGATAAAGAAAAATTAATAAAGTCTATTAAAGGAAGGCTTCAAGAAAGCGCTATAAACTATTTTGAAAAAGCTTTCTTAATGGATATATCAAGAAAAAAATTTAACACAAATAATTTATGCAAAGCTCTAGAAATTGAAACTAATATAACAATTGATGATTTCTATAGTGCGTTTAAAGAGATGTTCAAAAAAATTAGTGATAATATAGTTAGATATGAAGTTTGTCTTCGATAACGGATAAAAATGTAGGTAAATGTTAGGTGGCATATATTGCAAAGATAAATCTTCATTATAGTCTAAAAATATTACAAGAATTTTAGCTGTAATTGTGAAATGTGCATTGTGAATTGCAGTATATATATTAAATTGATTTGATAAATTTTACTTTTGCTAAGCGATTAGATTATAAATTATATATAAAAACTTCAGTATTAATAGATCATCTAAAGCTGAAGTTTTTTACTTATGCTTAAAAATATAATTAATCTATTTAGATTATATTTTAACTATATTGCACAATTAAAAATCATATTAAGTTGGCAAATGAATACAGCAATGCATATTATTAGTTTGACAAAATATGTAAATCATATATAATTATGATATAAAGGTTTAAGGGGATGATAACGTGATAAAAAACTGTTGGAAAAAAGCCATAGCTTTATCAATGATCGCCACATCAATAATGCTATTAAACCCAGTAGGGGCTAAAGCGTCATGGAAGCAAGATAATATTGGATGGTGGTATAGTGAAGGAAATCTATGGGCTACTGGTTGGAGAAAAGTTGATGGAAATTGGTATTATTTCTATCAAAATGGATATATGGCTAAAGATACGCAAATAAATGGTTATAGAATATATTCAAATGGAGTCGCAGCAAGCAATCCTAGCGAAAAATATGAAGATTCAAATTCTTATAAATGGAAAATTGAAAATGGAGAAAATAAGGATGTATCTAATAATTACTATTATATAGAGAATGATAAAGTTATTGGTAAAATGATAAATAAAAATAACTATTTGTACTATACAGAAAATGGACAGAATTTTACTGGATGGAAGCAATTGGGCAGTGCAAAAGGTTTTAACTGGTATTACATGGAGAACGGAAAACGCTGTTTAGGATGGAAAAGCATTAATGGAAATTGGTTTTATTTTTCCGATTTTGATGGTGACTCTGATACTGATGTTGAAAATTTAAGAGGAAAAATGGTTAATACATCTATTTTGGATGCAGGCAAGAGTTACCAATTTGATGATTATGGAGCTTTACAAAGTACAGTTACAAGATAAAAATATTTTAACTAATGAAGGAATCTAGTATAAATTTTAACTGTGTCAATAATATGAGATTATAAAATATAATTTGAGATTTGGTAAACTATACTGTTTATATAGGATTATCAGAATTGGCAATTATATAGTAAAAATGTCGTTATTAAAGATAATAACATTTTATGTATTGCTGATATTGAGTATTTCTAAGTGCTTAAATAATATTGTACAATACAAAAAAAGAATGACTTAGTTAGGGAATAAGTCATTCTTTTATTATTATTTAAGGGGATAAATAATAATGCTTTAACTACTTTACAAGTTTAATTGTATATTATTAATGTTACATGTTTGTGTCAAATTTATTAACTTAATATAAACAAAATAAAAATTTAAATTTTAGCACTGATATACAAAAAATAGATCGTTTACTATAAGAAAAGAAGAACTAAAAAATAAATTTTAATAATAATTAAAAATATTTATATAGGAATAAAGTTGTCTTGATAGATTTTTGTTGCGTTAGTTTTCTGAATTTATTCAAAAAATAATTATAAAAAAGAACGACTTATCAAGGGAATAAGCCGCTCTAAAATTAGAGAGTATTGAACTAAATTCCTACAACTAAAGTATAAAATGTATGGAGTTTTTTATCAAAATAAATCGTATTACAATCAATGACATGAAAATACTATATATTCTATGTTAAGTTTTAAAACGACATGAAAAAATAAATTTACACAGGAATATTGTAGAAAAAGATAAAAATACATATAAAAAAGCAACATGAAAATAAGTGAAGATATTGTTGAAAGATAGTACAATAAGGTTGGGTATAAAATTAATGATTATGAGAGGGATGAGTAATCATCAAAAAAGGGCTAAGATCCTCATTCTTAGGCCTTTTTTTGATATTTAACAATGTGCTTGTCCAGATTTTGAGAAATACGGATAACTATTTTATTTCTAGGAGAAAGAATACAAAGCATCTTATTTAGAAGACATTTTCTTAAACGTATATTATATCTTAACTTAAATAATTCAAATCTATTCATGATAGTACCTCTTTTTACTAATTTATACACATAAAATAAATTATAATCTACATAAAATAAATTTTCAAAAAAAATCATACTACAAATAATGTCAAAATATTGTATAAATATACATGCTATTTTATTCAGATAAAATGAACATATTAATCTAGGCAAATAATATATAAAGAGATATTAAATTGCTAGAAAATATAAATTTGTATAAATAATATGTATGTTATTTAAAATAGTTAGAAACCAAAAAACTTAGTTTATTAGCTTTATATATTAAATTAAATTAAATATAAGTTTTAATGCAACTAGAGCTAGGTTTGGCGCTGTAAAGATTATTGCCTAAAACTTATGAAGGATATTTTTATGACCTTGATATATATAGCAAAAATAATTCTTCATCATGATTCTAAAAATATTGCAAGAATTTTATCCGTAATTGTGAATTGTGCATTGTGAATTGAAACATATATATAGATAATTTAAAGAATATTAGCATTGAAAAATTGATTAAACAGATGTTAAAATGTATAGATGAATTAAAAAGAAAGTATTTACTTATGAGGAAATTATTCGAATTGAAAATGACTAAAAGATATATAGTAATTTATTGGAGGTAATTATCATGAACATTCATGAAATTTTGTTTGGTTCAAGACCAAAATCTATTTTGAAAATAATAAAAGAAGGGGATTTGGAGGGACTTAAAAATTTTATAACAAATGGCGGAAATATTAATGAAAAATATAATGATACTAGCCTGCTTCATTTTGCTATAGATAATTGTGAGAAAAATTACTTTGAAATAATACAATTTCTGGTAAACAATGGTGCTGATATAAATAGTAATCAAAGTTATTTGAAAGAACTACCATTACATAGAATCTGTGCGAGAGTAAGTCCTAAGATGGACGTCATTAGATTACTGTTAGAGAAAGGATCTAAAGTAAATGCTGAAAATATATCCGGAAAAACTCCTATCTTTTATTGTAACTTTAATTATTCGGTAGAGCTTTTAAATCTTCTTATTAAATATGGTGCAGATATTAAACATAGAGATAAGTATAGCAATACTATTTTGCATGATGACTATTTAACTTGTCGTGATACTGATAAGTTTCAAGAATACTTAAACGAAATAGTTTCTCTTGGACTAGATATAAATTCAAAGAATAATTTAGGACACACACCACTATATCTGTGTAAAAATAAATCTATTGAAAATATATTGATGGAACATGGAGCAAAGAGAAGTGTATAATTAAGTGCTTATATACTATAGAGTAGCTAAATTTAATGATATGAGTCTAGAATCTTTTTTATGATAACATTGCTACCGAGTATAATTTATAATTGTGGTTAACATATTATTGCAAAACAAAATTATAATTAAGGAGGTAGATTCAAATGTCATTAAATAATAGCGGAGTACATAAAAATTCACTATCTAGAAAAAGAACCGACTCAAATATGGTAAAGTCGGATGTTGGTGCAGAAATTGGTTTTCCTAACAACAAAGATAAAGGTAGAGGAAAGACAGATGGAATAGTTGGAAAGAATTAAAATTTAAAATAACTTTAATTCTTAGCTTAGAATAACAATTTAGAATATAAGAAAAAATAAAGAATCCCTTTGCGGTAATAGTTTTTATAGCAAAGGGATTCTTTTATTAGTTTCTTATTAGATAGTCAAATGCACCTAAGGCTGCTGTTGCGCCAGATCCCATGGAAATAATTATTTGCTTGTATGGGGTATTAGTGCAATCTCCAGCTGCAAATACTCCTGGTACATTAGTAGCACCATGGTTATCAATTATAATTTCACCTGATTTATTGCGCTGGATAGTTTCTCCTAGCCAATCAGTGTTTGGTACAAGTCCAATTTGGACAAATACACCATCTAATTCAACATGCTTAATTTCTCCTGTGTCACGTTCAATATAGGTAATTCCATTTACCTTATCAGTACCAGTAATTTCTTTAGTCTGAACATTTTTTAAGACGGTTATATTATTCAAACTGTAAAGACGATCTTGCAAAACTGAATCTGCTTTAAGTTCTGTCATAAATTCAAAAACGGTTACGTGACTAGCAACTCCAGCAAGGTCAATGGCAGCTTCGATGCCTGAATTACCTCCACCGATGACTGCAACATGTTTCCCTTTAAATAAAGGTCCATCACAATGAGGACAATATGTCACACCTTTATTCTTAAATTCTTCTTCTCCAGGAACACCGACATTCCTCCAGCGGGCACCTGTCGAAATTATTACAGTTTTGCTCTTTAAACGTGCACCATTTTCTAGTTCAATCTCAATAAGGTTTTTTTTTTCTATAGTCTTAGCACGTTGTAAGTTTACTATATCAACGTTATAGTCTTTGACATGCTCTTCAAGACTTGCTGCAAGCTTAGGGCCTTCTGTATATTTAATACTTATAAAGTTTTCAATACCTATGGTATCTAATACTTGACCACCAAAACGTTCAACGATAATTCCTGTACGAATGCCTTTACGTGCGGCATAAATAGCAGCACTTGCACCTGCTGGGCCGCCGCCAACAACAAGCACATCGTATGGATCTTTATCTGCAAAATCTTCTGAAACTGGGGCTTCTCCGATTTTTGCAAGAATTTCTTCGATAGTCATGCGGCCACTTGCAAAGAATTCTCCATTTAAATAAATTGATGGTACTGCAAGTATATTTTTACTTTCTATCTCTTCTTTAAAAACGGCACCATCAATCATTGTATGAGTGACATTTGGATTAAGGATGCTAATTAAATTTAGAGATTGAACAACTTCTGGGCAGTTATGACAGCTTAAACTAATATAGGTTTCAAAATGGTATTCTCCTTTAATGTTCCTAATTGAATCAATTGTCTTCTGATCAATTTTTGGGGCTCTTCCGCTAACTTGTAGAAGAGCTAATACCAATGAATTAAATTCATGTCCTAAAGGTATTCCAGCAAAAGCTACACCAGTTTCTTCATCAGTACGATTTATGCTAAAGCTGGGAGTTCTTAATAACTTTGATTTTTCAGCTTTTATTTTTGGAGACATAGAAACTAGTTCATCTACGAGAGAAATCATAGTATTGGATATATCATCGGAATCAGCACTGACTTTTATAAGTACAGTGCCTTCCATAAGCTCAAGATATTGAGCTAATTGTTGTTTTATATCTTTATCTAGTATCATAGGCGTACCTCTTAGATCTTTCCTACAAGATCAAGGCTTGGTTTAAGTGTTGATGCGCCTTCTTTCCATTTTGCTGGGCAAACTTCGCCAGGATTATTTCTAACATATTGAGCAGCTTTAATTTTATTTACTATTACAGCTGCATCACGCCCGATATTGCCGGCATTAATTTCAATTGCTTGAATAACACCATCTGGATCTATGATAAAAGTACCACGATCTGCAAGACCATCAGACTCAATCAATACATCAAAGTTACGAGATAATGTATGTGAAGGATCACCAATCATAGTATAAGTTATTTTTTTGATGGCTTCTGAACTATCGTGCCATGCTTTATGTGTGTAGTGGGTATCTGTTGAAACTGAATATACTTCAGCGCCAAGCCCCTTTAAAGTTTCATAATTATCTTGTAAATCTTCTAATTCAGTAGGGCATACGAATGTGAAATCTGCTGGATAAAAACAAACCACACTCCATTTACCTTTGAAATTTTCTTCAGTGATATCTATAAATTCACCGTTTTTGTAAGCTGATGCTTTAAATTGTTTTACTTCTGTTCCTATTAATGACATAATATATTACCTCCTAAAATTCATTTTTATATTTAAACTATATTTATATTTTATTAAATATTATTATTTAATAATGATAATGATTATCACTTAAGATAATTATAAATCTAAATTATAATTTGTCAATACTATTATGTAAAAATTCTTTTAGGATGAATTGAACTATTTTCTTTTTGAAAATCAGCATTAAAAAAATAATGTGAGGACTTTTGCTGTAATAGTTAACTATTACAGCAAATCACAAAATACATATGTTTTAAACTTTTTAGTGATTAAGCTTGAGACTAAGCTTTACGTATTTTGAAATAAATCTAAAAAATTATTTCCAGCTGATGAAAGATACCCTGTTTTCGACCATATTATAGCTATCTGAGTTGTTAATATGTCGCTATCAATTTCTTTATAAATTATATTTGAAGAACCTATTAGTTTTATTGCAGATTTTGGTACTATGGCGATTCCAAGTCCAGAATTTGCCCAAAGCAGGGAAGTCCGTGCATCATCATTTTTGCAAAATACAGTTGGCTGAAAATTAAAGTCTTGGCACACTTTAAATATGAGACTTTCAAACCTCCTATAGAATATCAATGGTTTGTTATTTAATTCAGTAATGTTTATGATTTCACTATCAGTCCAGTTTAAGTCTTTTCTCATAGCTGCAACCATAGGCTCTTTTGGCAAAAAAATTGAGTTTATTCCTGAATTGTTAAATGGAGTTCTTACAATAGCAATTTCAATTATGCCTTTATCCAATAACTCTAATAATTCATAGGTATTCCCCTCGTGAATTTCAAAATTTATGAAAGGATATTTTTCGTGGAATATATTTAATCTGCTATCTAAAAGTGACGCTCCAGATGAGGATACAGTGCCTATGGATAAGGTACCATGATTTCCTTGCTTAAAATCTTTTAATTCATTTTCAGTAGATTTTGTTAAAGATAATATCTGCTTAGCGCGCTTATAAAGTATAACTCCAGCATCAGTAAGTTTTATATTTCGACTTCCTCGCTCAACTAGTTTAACGCCGAGTTCATCTTCTAAGTTTTTCAACTGATAGCTTAAAGGGGGCTGGGCCATATGAAGTCTCTTGGCAGCATTTGTTATTTGCCCTTCTTCTGCAATTGCATAGAAATATTTTAATTGTTTAATATCCATTTTTTATCCACCTTCTGATATACAAAAAATATATGGCATCGATACATATTATGTATTTTTTATATAGATATGTTTTTGTTATAATGATAAAGGAAATTTTGAGAATGTTCAATAAGACATTACAGATAGGGGGATAAATCTTGAACTATTTATTAAAATTCGTAAAACCGTATAAAAGGCAAGTTACATTAGGTCCTATATTTAAGTTGCTTGAGGCTGTCTTTGAAATATCAATACCAACAATAATGGTATTTATAACAGATAAAGGAATAGGAACAAAAAACATAAACTATATATTTGAAATAGGATTAATAATGCTTTCTATGGCAATTTTAGGTGTGTTATCATCTTTTACATGTCAGTATTTTGCATCTATTGCTTCACAAGGGTTTGGGACGGCTCTTAGAAATGAGATGTTCAAAAAGATAGGAACTTTTTCATATAATGAGATTGATGATTTTGGGACGCCATCTCTTATTAATCGTGTTACAAATGATGTGAATCAGCTTCAACTTGGCCTTGCAATGCTTATAAGACTTGTTATAAGGGTGCCGTTTCTTTGCATCGGCGGAATCATAATGGCTATGTATCTTGACGTGAAATTGTCGCTTATAATGTATTTATCAATTCCATTCTTTGCTTTTGCAATATATCTTATTATGAATAAATCTCTTCCTCTATATAAGGTGGTTCAAAGAAAACTTGATAAGTTGTCACTTGTTTTAAGAGAAAATTTATCAGGAGTAAGAGTTATAAGAGCATTTTCAAGAGTAGAAGGTGAAAAGATAAGATTTAGAGAATCGAATGAGGAACTTGCAAGCACTGCAATTAAGGTAGGAAAAATATCTGCACTTATGAATCCAGTTACAAGTGTAATAATGAATTTTGCACTTATGGCTGTAATTTGGTTTGGCGGAATAAGAGTAAATGTAGGTGGAATGACAACAGGACAGGTTATAGCTTATATAAATTATATAAACATGGTATTATCGGCGCTCATAGTACTTGCTAGCCTTATAGTTACTTTTACTAAAGCAGCAGCTAGTGCAGCTCGTGTAAATGAGGTACTTAGAGCAGAACCAAGTATTAAGTACAGTGGAAATTCTGAGTTTAGTAAAAATATTAATAAAGATATTCCAATAATTAAATTTGATAATGTATCTTTTTCTTATAAAGGATCTAAGGAAGATGCAATAAGTAATATTTCTTTTGAAATAAAAAGAGGACAAATGGTTGGGATAATAGGTGGTACAGGTTCAGGAAAAACTACTTTAGTTAATTTAATACCTAGATTATATGATACAAGCAAAGGAAATGTTTTGCTAAACGGAATTAATGTTAAAGATTATTATAAAAAAGAAATTGATAACAATATAGGGCTAGTTCCTCAAAAAGCCGTTTTATTTTCTGGCACTGTATCAGAAAATATAAGATGGGGCGCTCAAAATGCAAGCATGAGTGAAGTTAAGAAGGCAGCTGAAATTGGAATGGCAGCAGATTTTATAGAAAAAATGCCTGAAAAATATGACACATATATATCCCAAGGCGGAGTTAATTTCTCTGGTGGTCAAAAACAAAGACTTACTATAGCAAGAGCATTAGTAAAGAAACCTGAAATATTAATAATGGATGACAGTTTAAGTGCTCTTGATTATGCTACAGATGCTGCACTTAGAAAAGCTCTTAAAGAAAATTCCAGTGATACAACTGTAATTATGGTAACTCAAAGAATAAGCACTGTAAAGGATGCTGATTTAATAATTGTATTAGATGACGGAAAACTTGCGGGAGTTGGAAACCATGAACAATTGCTTAAAGAGTCCGAAGTTTATAGAGAAATATGTAGCTCTCAAATTACAAAGGAGGCTATGTAAATGAAAAAAAGTACATTTTCTAGATTAATTGGTTATGTTTCAAAATATAAAGGATATATGTTTGCATCTCTGATCTTTGCGCTAATAAGTAATATTCTTATAGCATTTATGCCGTTAATAGTAGGAAGGTCCATTGATAACATAGTTGCTAAAGGTGAAGTTGATTTTGATGGATTAATTAAGACAATTATAATACTTGGAGTAATATATATAGTAAGTTCACTATTTACGTGGCTGTTTACTATAGTAGCTAATATTGTAGCATATAATACAGT from the Clostridium beijerinckii genome contains:
- a CDS encoding cell wall-binding protein; this translates as MIKNCWKKAIALSMIATSIMLLNPVGAKASWKQDNIGWWYSEGNLWATGWRKVDGNWYYFYQNGYMAKDTQINGYRIYSNGVAASNPSEKYEDSNSYKWKIENGENKDVSNNYYYIENDKVIGKMINKNNYLYYTENGQNFTGWKQLGSAKGFNWYYMENGKRCLGWKSINGNWFYFSDFDGDSDTDVENLRGKMVNTSILDAGKSYQFDDYGALQSTVTR
- a CDS encoding Spo0E family sporulation regulatory protein-aspartic acid phosphatase → MIFFENLFYVDYNLFYVYKLVKRGTIMNRFELFKLRYNIRLRKCLLNKMLCILSPRNKIVIRISQNLDKHIVKYQKKA
- a CDS encoding ankyrin repeat domain-containing protein, with protein sequence MNIHEILFGSRPKSILKIIKEGDLEGLKNFITNGGNINEKYNDTSLLHFAIDNCEKNYFEIIQFLVNNGADINSNQSYLKELPLHRICARVSPKMDVIRLLLEKGSKVNAENISGKTPIFYCNFNYSVELLNLLIKYGADIKHRDKYSNTILHDDYLTCRDTDKFQEYLNEIVSLGLDINSKNNLGHTPLYLCKNKSIENILMEHGAKRSV
- the ahpF gene encoding alkyl hydroperoxide reductase subunit F; this translates as MILDKDIKQQLAQYLELMEGTVLIKVSADSDDISNTMISLVDELVSMSPKIKAEKSKLLRTPSFSINRTDEETGVAFAGIPLGHEFNSLVLALLQVSGRAPKIDQKTIDSIRNIKGEYHFETYISLSCHNCPEVVQSLNLISILNPNVTHTMIDGAVFKEEIESKNILAVPSIYLNGEFFASGRMTIEEILAKIGEAPVSEDFADKDPYDVLVVGGGPAGASAAIYAARKGIRTGIIVERFGGQVLDTIGIENFISIKYTEGPKLAASLEEHVKDYNVDIVNLQRAKTIEKKNLIEIELENGARLKSKTVIISTGARWRNVGVPGEEEFKNKGVTYCPHCDGPLFKGKHVAVIGGGNSGIEAAIDLAGVASHVTVFEFMTELKADSVLQDRLYSLNNITVLKNVQTKEITGTDKVNGITYIERDTGEIKHVELDGVFVQIGLVPNTDWLGETIQRNKSGEIIIDNHGATNVPGVFAAGDCTNTPYKQIIISMGSGATAALGAFDYLIRN
- the ahpC gene encoding alkyl hydroperoxide reductase subunit C, whose amino-acid sequence is MSLIGTEVKQFKASAYKNGEFIDITEENFKGKWSVVCFYPADFTFVCPTELEDLQDNYETLKGLGAEVYSVSTDTHYTHKAWHDSSEAIKKITYTMIGDPSHTLSRNFDVLIESDGLADRGTFIIDPDGVIQAIEINAGNIGRDAAVIVNKIKAAQYVRNNPGEVCPAKWKEGASTLKPSLDLVGKI
- a CDS encoding LysR family transcriptional regulator; the encoded protein is MDIKQLKYFYAIAEEGQITNAAKRLHMAQPPLSYQLKNLEDELGVKLVERGSRNIKLTDAGVILYKRAKQILSLTKSTENELKDFKQGNHGTLSIGTVSSSGASLLDSRLNIFHEKYPFINFEIHEGNTYELLELLDKGIIEIAIVRTPFNNSGINSIFLPKEPMVAAMRKDLNWTDSEIINITELNNKPLIFYRRFESLIFKVCQDFNFQPTVFCKNDDARTSLLWANSGLGIAIVPKSAIKLIGSSNIIYKEIDSDILTTQIAIIWSKTGYLSSAGNNFLDLFQNT
- a CDS encoding ABC transporter ATP-binding protein; this encodes MNYLLKFVKPYKRQVTLGPIFKLLEAVFEISIPTIMVFITDKGIGTKNINYIFEIGLIMLSMAILGVLSSFTCQYFASIASQGFGTALRNEMFKKIGTFSYNEIDDFGTPSLINRVTNDVNQLQLGLAMLIRLVIRVPFLCIGGIIMAMYLDVKLSLIMYLSIPFFAFAIYLIMNKSLPLYKVVQRKLDKLSLVLRENLSGVRVIRAFSRVEGEKIRFRESNEELASTAIKVGKISALMNPVTSVIMNFALMAVIWFGGIRVNVGGMTTGQVIAYINYINMVLSALIVLASLIVTFTKAAASAARVNEVLRAEPSIKYSGNSEFSKNINKDIPIIKFDNVSFSYKGSKEDAISNISFEIKRGQMVGIIGGTGSGKTTLVNLIPRLYDTSKGNVLLNGINVKDYYKKEIDNNIGLVPQKAVLFSGTVSENIRWGAQNASMSEVKKAAEIGMAADFIEKMPEKYDTYISQGGVNFSGGQKQRLTIARALVKKPEILIMDDSLSALDYATDAALRKALKENSSDTTVIMVTQRISTVKDADLIIVLDDGKLAGVGNHEQLLKESEVYREICSSQITKEAM